The sequence GCGCGCCGCCGAATCCTCTTTACGCCTCCGCGATCACCCGCGCATTGCCGCGGACGGAAGCCTCGCTGACGCGAATGCCGAGGCCAGGACCATCCGGCACCACAACATGGCCTGCGCGGTTCGCCACACGCTCCTCCAGTACGTCCTCGGTCAGCACGTGATGCGGCATGTAGAATTCGCAGCCGAGCGAGATGCCAGGTGTGGCCGCGATCAGCTGCGTGCCGGCGGCAAGGCCAATGCCGCCTTCCCACAGCGTGCCGCCATAGCCGGGCAGGCCGGCGATGTCGGCAATCGCCATGATCGCCTGCGCCTCGAACAGGCCGCCCGCCTTCATCAGCTTGATCGAGACGGCGTCGGCCGCCTCGCGGCGTGCCACCTCCATCATGTCGCGGCGGTCGAAGCAGCTTTCGTCGGCGAGCACGGGCGTTTCCAAGGCCGCGGTGAGCTGCGCCATCACGTCGAGATATTTGCGCGGCACCGGCTGCTCGATGAAGGTCGGCGCAAATTCCTCGACGTCGCGCAGGATTTTGATGGCCCCGAACGGCGCCAGCGCCTGGTTGTAGTCGACGCGCAGATCGACCTTGTCACCGAATTCTTTGCGGATCGCTGCGAGGTGATCGAGGTCCTCGCGATGCGGCTTCACGCCGGTCTTGACCTTGTAGATGACATTGCCGTCTGGAACCATTGTCCGCATGCGCTCGAGATCGGCGGCAAAATCCGGATCGGCGATCGAGAAGGAGAGCGGAATGGTGTCGCGCACGCGGCCGCCGAGGAGGTCGGCGACGGACAGCCCCGACGATTTGCCGACGATGTCGAGCAGCGCCATCTCGATCGCGACTTTTGCTTCCGCATGTCCGACCAGCGCGCGGTCGAGCTCCGCCATCAGCGCCCGGATGCGGCGCACCGGCTTGCCGAGCAAGACCGGCCGCAAATAGATATCGAGCGCGGAGAAGGCGGCCTCGGGCGTTCCGGT comes from Bradyrhizobium diazoefficiens and encodes:
- a CDS encoding muconate cycloisomerase family protein; amino-acid sequence: MSEATIERLRLFLIESPIKMARLQGVGNVKGTVKRVLLELTSSDGVIGWGEAAPWEVFTGTPEAAFSALDIYLRPVLLGKPVRRIRALMAELDRALVGHAEAKVAIEMALLDIVGKSSGLSVADLLGGRVRDTIPLSFSIADPDFAADLERMRTMVPDGNVIYKVKTGVKPHREDLDHLAAIRKEFGDKVDLRVDYNQALAPFGAIKILRDVEEFAPTFIEQPVPRKYLDVMAQLTAALETPVLADESCFDRRDMMEVARREAADAVSIKLMKAGGLFEAQAIMAIADIAGLPGYGGTLWEGGIGLAAGTQLIAATPGISLGCEFYMPHHVLTEDVLEERVANRAGHVVVPDGPGLGIRVSEASVRGNARVIAEA